A single Lolium perenne isolate Kyuss_39 chromosome 6, Kyuss_2.0, whole genome shotgun sequence DNA region contains:
- the LOC127306134 gene encoding uncharacterized protein isoform X3, giving the protein MHHAMRLRCLLQHPPLWCKCSSLGISTSGGGCFVRRFSAVGAPRPCDAGRRLCRFYGSKGGVGSAEARGGGAAEAAAGSSGRCIEQEHARLGERDQQEWLSGERFLSDCKRRESPFLTRRERFRIEFLRRVVPWEKGNLTWQNFPYYVNENARQLLRECTASHLQHKGITSEYGSRLPSSGGRILLQSLPGTELYRERLVRALAHELRVPLLVLDSSVLAPYDFGEDYSESEEEDEHGESEDEGSESEMEDEGDEDWTSSNEAKSGESDDEDALKSVEELKKSVDDLKKLVPCTLEEFAKRVVGEEEGTSSESSETAKSSEEEKRPFQRGDKVKYVGSSAVVEADQRTLSNGQRGEVYETNGDQVAVIFEPPAQKLHDGDETSKEEDANSPSIYWVDAQDIAHDHDIESEDWHIAIEALCEVLPSLEPVIVYFPDSSQWLSRAVPKSNRREFLQRVDEMFDQLTGPVVMICGQNILAAVPKDKDKEPPTLMFQNLSRLSSLPSSLKRLVGGLKGQKDSRSSDISKLFTNSLIVPLPEEGEQLRVFNNQIEEDRKIIISRHNLVELHKVLEENELSCVELMHVKSDGVVLTKQKAAKVIGWARSHYLSSTVLPAIEGDRLIIPRESLEVAIERLKEQVIKSKNLSQNLKNLTKDEYERNFISSVVPPDEIGVKFDDIGALEDVKRTLDELVALPMRRPELFSHGNLLRPCKGVLLFGPPGTGKTLLAKALATEAGANFISITGSSLTSKWFGDAEKLTKALFSFASRLAPVIIFVDEVDSLLGARGGALEHEATRKMRNEFMAAWDGLRSKENQRILILGATNRPFDLDDAVIRRLPRRIYVGLPDAQNRRKILKILLAKENLEADFKFDELANATEGYSGSDLKNLCIASAYRPVQELIEEEKKGRGSGSSSHLRPLVLDDFIQAKAKVSPSVSYNATSMNELRKWNEQYGEDGSRTKSPFGFGN; this is encoded by the exons ATGCACCATGCGATGCGGCTGCGTTGCCTCCTCCAGCATCCGCCGCTCTGGTGCAAGTGCAGCTCCCTAGGAATCTCCACGAGCGGAGGCGGCTGCTTCGTCCGGAGGTTCAGCGCGGTCGGCGCGCCGAGGCCGTGCGATGCGGGGCGGCGGCTGTGCCGGTTCTACGGCTCCAAGGGCGGCGTAGGCAGCGCCGAGGCCAGGGGCGGCGGGGCAGCGGAGGCTGCGGCGGGCAGCAGCGGCCGGTGCATCGAGCAGGAGCACGCGCGCCTCGGGGAGAGGGACCAGCAGGAGTGGCTGAGCGGCGAGAGATTCCTCAGCGACTGCAAGCGGCGGGAGTCGCCCTTCCTCACCCGGCGGGAGAGGTTCCGCATCGAGTTCCTGCGCCGCGTCGTGCCGTGGGAGAAGGGGAACCTCACGTGGCAGAATTTCCCCTACTATGTCAA TGAGAATGCTAGACAGCTGCTGAGGGAGTGCACCGCGTCCCACCTGCAGCACAAGGGCATCACATCTGAATATGGCTCTCGGCTACCATCCTCTGGAGGAAGGATACTGCTCCAGAGCTTGCCAG GAACTGAGCTCTACAGAGAGAGATTGGTAAGAGCTCTTGCACATGAGTTGCGGGTGCCACTACTGGTCCTGGACAGCAGTGTTCTAGCCCCATAT GATTTTGGGGAAGATTATTCAGAaagcgaggaagaagatgagcatgGCGAGTCAGAGGACGAAGGGTCAGAGTCTGAGATGGAAGATGAAGGCGATGAAGATTGGACAAGCAGCAATGAAGCTAAATCGGGGGAAAGTGATGACGAGGATGCTCTGAAATCCGTGGAAGAACTCAAAAAATctgtggatgacctcaagaagttGGTCCCATGTACTCTTGAGGAGTTTGCCAAG AGAGTCGTTGGTGAAGAGGAAGGTACGTCATCAGAATCCTCTGAAACTGCcaagtcatcagaagaagagaaaaGACCTTTCCAAAGGG GAGATAAAGTCAAGTATGTTGGTTCCTCAGCAGTTGTTGAAGCAGATCAGAG GACTTTATCAAATGGGCAGCGTGGAGAGGTATATGAGACCAACGGGGATCAAGTAGCTGTCATATTTGAACCTCCTGCACAAAAGCTCCATGATGGTGACGAAACTAGCAAGGAGGAAGATGCAAACAGCCCATCTATTTACTGGGTTGATG CTCAAGATATTGCGCATGACCATGATATTGAGTCAGAAGATTGGCATATAGCAATTGAAGCACTTTGTGAG GTTCTTCCTTCGCTAGAACCAGTCATTGTCTACTTTCCAGACAGCTCCCAGTGGTTATCTAGAGCAGTTCCAAAATCAAATCGCAGGGAGTTTCTTCAAAGGGTAGATGaaatgtttgaccaactcactggACCAGTAGTAATGATATGTGGGCAGAACATACTGGCAGCAGTACCCAAGGACAAAGACAAGGAACCA CCGACACTGATGTTTCAGAATCTCTCTCGACTGTCTTCACTG CCATCATCGCTGAAGCGGTTAGTAGGGGGGCTGAAGGGACAAAAAGATTCAAGATCCAGTGACATATCAAAGCTCTTCACAAATAGTCTTATTGTTCCTCTTCCAGAG GAAGGCGAACAACTACGAGTTTTCAATAACCAGATCGAAGAGGATAGGAAAATTATTATTTCAAGGCATAACCTTGTTGAATTACATAAG GTGCTTGAAGAGAATGAACTATCATGTGTGGAGCTTATGCATGTAAAGTCTGATGGAGTCGTTTTGACAAAGCAAA AAGCTGCAAAGGTTATTGGGTGGGCTAGAAGTCATTATCTGTCATCAACAGTTCTTCCCGCTATTGAGGGTGACAGATTAATCATTCCACGCGAGAG CCTTGAAGTAGCCATCGAGAGGCTGAAGGAACAGGTCATTAAATCTAAGAATCTCTCTCAAAATCTGAAG AATTTGACGAAAGATGAGTATGAACGCAATTTCATATCTTCTGTTGTACCTCCTGATGAAATTGGAGTGAAATTCGATGATATTGGTGCGCTTGAGGATGTCAAGAGGACACTGGATGAGCTTGTTGCTCTTCCAATGAGGAGACCAGAGCTTTTCTCTCACGGCAATTTATTAAGG CCCTGCAAAGGTGTTTTGCTTTTCGGGCCTCCTGGCACAGGAAAAACACTTTTGGCAAAGGCACTCGCAACAGAAGCTGGGGCAAATTTTATCAGCATAACTGGTTCTTCACTGACGTCAAAG TGGTTTGGAGATGCTGAGAAGTTGACAAAGGCCCTGTTCTCCTTTGCTAGCCGACTAGCTCCTGTCATCATATTTGTGGACGAG GTTGACAGCTTACTTGGCGCCAGAGGGGGCGCACTTGAACATGAAGCAACAAGGAAGATGCGGAATGAATTTATGGCAGCGTGGGATGGTCTAAGGTCCAAAGAGAACCAACGGATCCTTATTCTTGGTGCGACAAATCGCCCATTTGATTTAGATGATGCTGTTATACGGCGTTTACCTAGACG GATATACGTTGGCCTTCCAGATGCGCAGAATCGTAGGAAAATACTCAAGATTTTACTTGCTAAAGAAAACCTAGAAGCTGATTTTAAATTCGATGAACTTGCTAATGCGACTGAAGGTTATTCAGGAAGTGACCTGAAG AACTTATGCATAGCTTCAGCGTACAGGCCAGTTCAAGAACTTATAGAAGAAGAAAAGAAG GGACGTGGGAGTGGCAGCAGCTCTCACTTAAGACCCCttgtattagatgattttatacaAGCAAAAGCGAAG GTAAGTCCTTCTGTTTCTTATAACGCGACAAGTATGAATGAATTAAGAAAATGGAATGAACAATACGGGGAAGATGGCAGCAGGACAAAATCACCATTTGGGTTTGGCAACTGA
- the LOC127306134 gene encoding uncharacterized protein isoform X1, whose translation MHHAMRLRCLLQHPPLWCKCSSLGISTSGGGCFVRRFSAVGAPRPCDAGRRLCRFYGSKGGVGSAEARGGGAAEAAAGSSGRCIEQEHARLGERDQQEWLSGERFLSDCKRRESPFLTRRERFRIEFLRRVVPWEKGNLTWQNFPYYVNENARQLLRECTASHLQHKGITSEYGSRLPSSGGRILLQSLPGTELYRERLVRALAHELRVPLLVLDSSVLAPYDFGEDYSESEEEDEHGESEDEGSESEMEDEGDEDWTSSNEAKSGESDDEDALKSVEELKKSVDDLKKLVPCTLEEFAKRVVGEEEGTSSESSETAKSSEEEKRPFQRGDKVKYVGSSAVVEADQRIILGKLPTQDGSRNAYTFISGRTLSNGQRGEVYETNGDQVAVIFEPPAQKLHDGDETSKEEDANSPSIYWVDAQDIAHDHDIESEDWHIAIEALCEVLPSLEPVIVYFPDSSQWLSRAVPKSNRREFLQRVDEMFDQLTGPVVMICGQNILAAVPKDKDKEPPTLMFQNLSRLSSLPSSLKRLVGGLKGQKDSRSSDISKLFTNSLIVPLPEEGEQLRVFNNQIEEDRKIIISRHNLVELHKVLEENELSCVELMHVKSDGVVLTKQKAAKVIGWARSHYLSSTVLPAIEGDRLIIPRESLEVAIERLKEQVIKSKNLSQNLKNLTKDEYERNFISSVVPPDEIGVKFDDIGALEDVKRTLDELVALPMRRPELFSHGNLLRPCKGVLLFGPPGTGKTLLAKALATEAGANFISITGSSLTSKWFGDAEKLTKALFSFASRLAPVIIFVDEVDSLLGARGGALEHEATRKMRNEFMAAWDGLRSKENQRILILGATNRPFDLDDAVIRRLPRRIYVGLPDAQNRRKILKILLAKENLEADFKFDELANATEGYSGSDLKNLCIASAYRPVQELIEEEKKGRGSGSSSHLRPLVLDDFIQAKAKVSPSVSYNATSMNELRKWNEQYGEDGSRTKSPFGFGN comes from the exons ATGCACCATGCGATGCGGCTGCGTTGCCTCCTCCAGCATCCGCCGCTCTGGTGCAAGTGCAGCTCCCTAGGAATCTCCACGAGCGGAGGCGGCTGCTTCGTCCGGAGGTTCAGCGCGGTCGGCGCGCCGAGGCCGTGCGATGCGGGGCGGCGGCTGTGCCGGTTCTACGGCTCCAAGGGCGGCGTAGGCAGCGCCGAGGCCAGGGGCGGCGGGGCAGCGGAGGCTGCGGCGGGCAGCAGCGGCCGGTGCATCGAGCAGGAGCACGCGCGCCTCGGGGAGAGGGACCAGCAGGAGTGGCTGAGCGGCGAGAGATTCCTCAGCGACTGCAAGCGGCGGGAGTCGCCCTTCCTCACCCGGCGGGAGAGGTTCCGCATCGAGTTCCTGCGCCGCGTCGTGCCGTGGGAGAAGGGGAACCTCACGTGGCAGAATTTCCCCTACTATGTCAA TGAGAATGCTAGACAGCTGCTGAGGGAGTGCACCGCGTCCCACCTGCAGCACAAGGGCATCACATCTGAATATGGCTCTCGGCTACCATCCTCTGGAGGAAGGATACTGCTCCAGAGCTTGCCAG GAACTGAGCTCTACAGAGAGAGATTGGTAAGAGCTCTTGCACATGAGTTGCGGGTGCCACTACTGGTCCTGGACAGCAGTGTTCTAGCCCCATAT GATTTTGGGGAAGATTATTCAGAaagcgaggaagaagatgagcatgGCGAGTCAGAGGACGAAGGGTCAGAGTCTGAGATGGAAGATGAAGGCGATGAAGATTGGACAAGCAGCAATGAAGCTAAATCGGGGGAAAGTGATGACGAGGATGCTCTGAAATCCGTGGAAGAACTCAAAAAATctgtggatgacctcaagaagttGGTCCCATGTACTCTTGAGGAGTTTGCCAAG AGAGTCGTTGGTGAAGAGGAAGGTACGTCATCAGAATCCTCTGAAACTGCcaagtcatcagaagaagagaaaaGACCTTTCCAAAGGG GAGATAAAGTCAAGTATGTTGGTTCCTCAGCAGTTGTTGAAGCAGATCAGAG GATCATTTTGGGGAAATTACCTACTCAAGATGGCTCGAGAAATGCCTATACTTTTATTAGTGGCAG GACTTTATCAAATGGGCAGCGTGGAGAGGTATATGAGACCAACGGGGATCAAGTAGCTGTCATATTTGAACCTCCTGCACAAAAGCTCCATGATGGTGACGAAACTAGCAAGGAGGAAGATGCAAACAGCCCATCTATTTACTGGGTTGATG CTCAAGATATTGCGCATGACCATGATATTGAGTCAGAAGATTGGCATATAGCAATTGAAGCACTTTGTGAG GTTCTTCCTTCGCTAGAACCAGTCATTGTCTACTTTCCAGACAGCTCCCAGTGGTTATCTAGAGCAGTTCCAAAATCAAATCGCAGGGAGTTTCTTCAAAGGGTAGATGaaatgtttgaccaactcactggACCAGTAGTAATGATATGTGGGCAGAACATACTGGCAGCAGTACCCAAGGACAAAGACAAGGAACCA CCGACACTGATGTTTCAGAATCTCTCTCGACTGTCTTCACTG CCATCATCGCTGAAGCGGTTAGTAGGGGGGCTGAAGGGACAAAAAGATTCAAGATCCAGTGACATATCAAAGCTCTTCACAAATAGTCTTATTGTTCCTCTTCCAGAG GAAGGCGAACAACTACGAGTTTTCAATAACCAGATCGAAGAGGATAGGAAAATTATTATTTCAAGGCATAACCTTGTTGAATTACATAAG GTGCTTGAAGAGAATGAACTATCATGTGTGGAGCTTATGCATGTAAAGTCTGATGGAGTCGTTTTGACAAAGCAAA AAGCTGCAAAGGTTATTGGGTGGGCTAGAAGTCATTATCTGTCATCAACAGTTCTTCCCGCTATTGAGGGTGACAGATTAATCATTCCACGCGAGAG CCTTGAAGTAGCCATCGAGAGGCTGAAGGAACAGGTCATTAAATCTAAGAATCTCTCTCAAAATCTGAAG AATTTGACGAAAGATGAGTATGAACGCAATTTCATATCTTCTGTTGTACCTCCTGATGAAATTGGAGTGAAATTCGATGATATTGGTGCGCTTGAGGATGTCAAGAGGACACTGGATGAGCTTGTTGCTCTTCCAATGAGGAGACCAGAGCTTTTCTCTCACGGCAATTTATTAAGG CCCTGCAAAGGTGTTTTGCTTTTCGGGCCTCCTGGCACAGGAAAAACACTTTTGGCAAAGGCACTCGCAACAGAAGCTGGGGCAAATTTTATCAGCATAACTGGTTCTTCACTGACGTCAAAG TGGTTTGGAGATGCTGAGAAGTTGACAAAGGCCCTGTTCTCCTTTGCTAGCCGACTAGCTCCTGTCATCATATTTGTGGACGAG GTTGACAGCTTACTTGGCGCCAGAGGGGGCGCACTTGAACATGAAGCAACAAGGAAGATGCGGAATGAATTTATGGCAGCGTGGGATGGTCTAAGGTCCAAAGAGAACCAACGGATCCTTATTCTTGGTGCGACAAATCGCCCATTTGATTTAGATGATGCTGTTATACGGCGTTTACCTAGACG GATATACGTTGGCCTTCCAGATGCGCAGAATCGTAGGAAAATACTCAAGATTTTACTTGCTAAAGAAAACCTAGAAGCTGATTTTAAATTCGATGAACTTGCTAATGCGACTGAAGGTTATTCAGGAAGTGACCTGAAG AACTTATGCATAGCTTCAGCGTACAGGCCAGTTCAAGAACTTATAGAAGAAGAAAAGAAG GGACGTGGGAGTGGCAGCAGCTCTCACTTAAGACCCCttgtattagatgattttatacaAGCAAAAGCGAAG GTAAGTCCTTCTGTTTCTTATAACGCGACAAGTATGAATGAATTAAGAAAATGGAATGAACAATACGGGGAAGATGGCAGCAGGACAAAATCACCATTTGGGTTTGGCAACTGA
- the LOC127306134 gene encoding uncharacterized protein isoform X2: MHHAMRLRCLLQHPPLWCKCSSLGISTSGGGCFVRRFSAVGAPRPCDAGRRLCRFYGSKGGVGSAEARGGGAAEAAAGSSGRCIEQEHARLGERDQQEWLSGERFLSDCKRRESPFLTRRERFRIEFLRRVVPWEKGNLTWQNFPYYVNENARQLLRECTASHLQHKGITSEYGSRLPSSGGRILLQSLPGTELYRERLVRALAHELRVPLLVLDSSVLAPYDFGEDYSESEEEDEHGESEDEGSESEMEDEGDEDWTSSNEAKSGESDDEDALKSVEELKKSVDDLKKLVPCTLEEFAKRVVGEEEGTSSESSETAKSSEEEKRPFQRGDKVKYVGSSAVVEADQRIILGKLPTQDGSRNAYTFISGRTLSNGQRGEVYETNGDQVAVIFEPPAQKLHDGDETSKEEDANSPSIYWVDAQDIAHDHDIESEDWHIAIEALCEVLPSLEPVIVYFPDSSQWLSRAVPKSNRREFLQRVDEMFDQLTGPVVMICGQNILAAVPKDKDKEPPSSLKRLVGGLKGQKDSRSSDISKLFTNSLIVPLPEEGEQLRVFNNQIEEDRKIIISRHNLVELHKVLEENELSCVELMHVKSDGVVLTKQKAAKVIGWARSHYLSSTVLPAIEGDRLIIPRESLEVAIERLKEQVIKSKNLSQNLKNLTKDEYERNFISSVVPPDEIGVKFDDIGALEDVKRTLDELVALPMRRPELFSHGNLLRPCKGVLLFGPPGTGKTLLAKALATEAGANFISITGSSLTSKWFGDAEKLTKALFSFASRLAPVIIFVDEVDSLLGARGGALEHEATRKMRNEFMAAWDGLRSKENQRILILGATNRPFDLDDAVIRRLPRRIYVGLPDAQNRRKILKILLAKENLEADFKFDELANATEGYSGSDLKNLCIASAYRPVQELIEEEKKGRGSGSSSHLRPLVLDDFIQAKAKVSPSVSYNATSMNELRKWNEQYGEDGSRTKSPFGFGN, encoded by the exons ATGCACCATGCGATGCGGCTGCGTTGCCTCCTCCAGCATCCGCCGCTCTGGTGCAAGTGCAGCTCCCTAGGAATCTCCACGAGCGGAGGCGGCTGCTTCGTCCGGAGGTTCAGCGCGGTCGGCGCGCCGAGGCCGTGCGATGCGGGGCGGCGGCTGTGCCGGTTCTACGGCTCCAAGGGCGGCGTAGGCAGCGCCGAGGCCAGGGGCGGCGGGGCAGCGGAGGCTGCGGCGGGCAGCAGCGGCCGGTGCATCGAGCAGGAGCACGCGCGCCTCGGGGAGAGGGACCAGCAGGAGTGGCTGAGCGGCGAGAGATTCCTCAGCGACTGCAAGCGGCGGGAGTCGCCCTTCCTCACCCGGCGGGAGAGGTTCCGCATCGAGTTCCTGCGCCGCGTCGTGCCGTGGGAGAAGGGGAACCTCACGTGGCAGAATTTCCCCTACTATGTCAA TGAGAATGCTAGACAGCTGCTGAGGGAGTGCACCGCGTCCCACCTGCAGCACAAGGGCATCACATCTGAATATGGCTCTCGGCTACCATCCTCTGGAGGAAGGATACTGCTCCAGAGCTTGCCAG GAACTGAGCTCTACAGAGAGAGATTGGTAAGAGCTCTTGCACATGAGTTGCGGGTGCCACTACTGGTCCTGGACAGCAGTGTTCTAGCCCCATAT GATTTTGGGGAAGATTATTCAGAaagcgaggaagaagatgagcatgGCGAGTCAGAGGACGAAGGGTCAGAGTCTGAGATGGAAGATGAAGGCGATGAAGATTGGACAAGCAGCAATGAAGCTAAATCGGGGGAAAGTGATGACGAGGATGCTCTGAAATCCGTGGAAGAACTCAAAAAATctgtggatgacctcaagaagttGGTCCCATGTACTCTTGAGGAGTTTGCCAAG AGAGTCGTTGGTGAAGAGGAAGGTACGTCATCAGAATCCTCTGAAACTGCcaagtcatcagaagaagagaaaaGACCTTTCCAAAGGG GAGATAAAGTCAAGTATGTTGGTTCCTCAGCAGTTGTTGAAGCAGATCAGAG GATCATTTTGGGGAAATTACCTACTCAAGATGGCTCGAGAAATGCCTATACTTTTATTAGTGGCAG GACTTTATCAAATGGGCAGCGTGGAGAGGTATATGAGACCAACGGGGATCAAGTAGCTGTCATATTTGAACCTCCTGCACAAAAGCTCCATGATGGTGACGAAACTAGCAAGGAGGAAGATGCAAACAGCCCATCTATTTACTGGGTTGATG CTCAAGATATTGCGCATGACCATGATATTGAGTCAGAAGATTGGCATATAGCAATTGAAGCACTTTGTGAG GTTCTTCCTTCGCTAGAACCAGTCATTGTCTACTTTCCAGACAGCTCCCAGTGGTTATCTAGAGCAGTTCCAAAATCAAATCGCAGGGAGTTTCTTCAAAGGGTAGATGaaatgtttgaccaactcactggACCAGTAGTAATGATATGTGGGCAGAACATACTGGCAGCAGTACCCAAGGACAAAGACAAGGAACCA CCATCATCGCTGAAGCGGTTAGTAGGGGGGCTGAAGGGACAAAAAGATTCAAGATCCAGTGACATATCAAAGCTCTTCACAAATAGTCTTATTGTTCCTCTTCCAGAG GAAGGCGAACAACTACGAGTTTTCAATAACCAGATCGAAGAGGATAGGAAAATTATTATTTCAAGGCATAACCTTGTTGAATTACATAAG GTGCTTGAAGAGAATGAACTATCATGTGTGGAGCTTATGCATGTAAAGTCTGATGGAGTCGTTTTGACAAAGCAAA AAGCTGCAAAGGTTATTGGGTGGGCTAGAAGTCATTATCTGTCATCAACAGTTCTTCCCGCTATTGAGGGTGACAGATTAATCATTCCACGCGAGAG CCTTGAAGTAGCCATCGAGAGGCTGAAGGAACAGGTCATTAAATCTAAGAATCTCTCTCAAAATCTGAAG AATTTGACGAAAGATGAGTATGAACGCAATTTCATATCTTCTGTTGTACCTCCTGATGAAATTGGAGTGAAATTCGATGATATTGGTGCGCTTGAGGATGTCAAGAGGACACTGGATGAGCTTGTTGCTCTTCCAATGAGGAGACCAGAGCTTTTCTCTCACGGCAATTTATTAAGG CCCTGCAAAGGTGTTTTGCTTTTCGGGCCTCCTGGCACAGGAAAAACACTTTTGGCAAAGGCACTCGCAACAGAAGCTGGGGCAAATTTTATCAGCATAACTGGTTCTTCACTGACGTCAAAG TGGTTTGGAGATGCTGAGAAGTTGACAAAGGCCCTGTTCTCCTTTGCTAGCCGACTAGCTCCTGTCATCATATTTGTGGACGAG GTTGACAGCTTACTTGGCGCCAGAGGGGGCGCACTTGAACATGAAGCAACAAGGAAGATGCGGAATGAATTTATGGCAGCGTGGGATGGTCTAAGGTCCAAAGAGAACCAACGGATCCTTATTCTTGGTGCGACAAATCGCCCATTTGATTTAGATGATGCTGTTATACGGCGTTTACCTAGACG GATATACGTTGGCCTTCCAGATGCGCAGAATCGTAGGAAAATACTCAAGATTTTACTTGCTAAAGAAAACCTAGAAGCTGATTTTAAATTCGATGAACTTGCTAATGCGACTGAAGGTTATTCAGGAAGTGACCTGAAG AACTTATGCATAGCTTCAGCGTACAGGCCAGTTCAAGAACTTATAGAAGAAGAAAAGAAG GGACGTGGGAGTGGCAGCAGCTCTCACTTAAGACCCCttgtattagatgattttatacaAGCAAAAGCGAAG GTAAGTCCTTCTGTTTCTTATAACGCGACAAGTATGAATGAATTAAGAAAATGGAATGAACAATACGGGGAAGATGGCAGCAGGACAAAATCACCATTTGGGTTTGGCAACTGA